In a single window of the Neodiprion virginianus isolate iyNeoVirg1 chromosome 1, iyNeoVirg1.1, whole genome shotgun sequence genome:
- the LOC124307246 gene encoding uncharacterized protein LOC124307246 translates to MRERRYRTCQLLLSLITANVILMSHGVQGGSYTPGAQRSVVRNRENPTKNDHDGLNTNSVQWDKRSSRVVGRHEGSTLSPLGNDKPGEITMDPEKVDTEFKTDDSDGPLSIDSSPGKGSKMQSTVHRNGLRRRHGGRSSLNLGDIYEQLISKLEDIANQVSSEKLPSFDYRSLPRSLLALVNTIIEPLEPAYQVLVKPVIEPLSVIINPIASREDLADFFDIFLDYLGPGDERYDSLTEALNDVLQPLATPFEKLADYLGFRPLANTEEHPTTVPPIPETTPEPLDIELSDIESFLEWAFKTDQQHETHGPTTPKNPANVPIIWYLNGAPNKNNTIINLQNLLNPTKNDAKPHIPSTDNLNDYHSNPYDSVSLRPGKNPNEFQTDDNNHFVELLDPANYAQLTLNIVTLLQKLTNHSKIHRDDVDSTGIFREIDGNSTSTRRHHGHHIPDIYRKKSIDEDGPPSGHGGHPPHSRYSSSNPIKPGSLQSTADLLSPYRRANFYSPTYRRSRHPVKQHDSSSNIRRRSR, encoded by the exons ATGCGAGAACGTCGGTATCGCACGTGTCAGCTTCTGCTAAGCCTGATTACGGCGAATGTTATTTTGATGTCGCATGGCGTTCAAG GTGGAAGTTATACCCCAGGTGCCCAACGCTCGGTAGTAAGAAACAGAGAGAATCCAACGAAAAATGACC ATGATGGGCTGAATACTAATTCGGTCCAGTGGGATAAACGGTCCTCGCGAGTAGTTGGTAGGCATGAAGGGTCGACGTTGTCACCTCTTGGAAACGACAAACCCGGAGAAATTACTATGGATCCCGAAAAGGTGGACACCGAATTCAAAACAGATGATTCAGATGGCCCGTTATCGATAGACTCTTCACCCGGGAAAGGTTCCAAAATGCAATCAACGGTACACAGAAATGGGCTTCGGCGACGTCATGGTGGCCGGTCATCATTGAACCTTGGCGACATTTATGAGCAGCTGATATCAAAACTCGAGGATATCGCCAATCAAGTATCGAGCGAGAAGTTGCCGAGTTTCGATTATCGCTCTTTGCCAAGGTCCTTGCTTGCTCTAGTCAATACGATAATAGAACCCCTTGAGCCGGCCTATCAGGTACTAGTTAAACCAGTCATTGAACCATTATCTGTCATCATCAATCCCATTGCAAGCCGCGAAGATCTAGCAGACTTCTTCGATATATTTCTTGACTACCTTGGCCCCGGGGATGAACGGTATGATAGCCTTACGGAGGCACTTAACGACGTGCTACAACCTCTCGCAACCCCTTTTGAAAAACTTGCAGATTATCTAGGTTTTCGCCCTTTAGCCAATACTGAAGAACACCCAACCACTGTTCCGCCAATTCCTGAAACGACACCCGAACCGTTAGATATTGAATTATCAGATATCGAATCGTTTCTAGAATGGGCATTTAAAACAGACCAACAACACGAAACCCACGGTCCAACCACACCTAAAAATCCGGCGAATGTGCCTATTATCTGGTACTTGAATGGTGCgccaaacaaaaataatacgatTATTAATCTCCAAAACCTTTTAAATCCAACGAAAAATGATGCAAAGCCGCATATACCATCCACAGACAATCTTAACGACTATCACTCAAACCCATATGATTCGGTTTCCCTGAGACCAGGTAAAAATccgaatgaatttcaaactgaCGACAACAACCACTTTGTGGAATTGTTGGATCCGGCAAATTATGCTCAATTAACATTGAATATTGTCACCCTTCTTCAAAAATTGACCAATCATTCAAAAATCCATCGAGATGACGTCGACTCGACGGGAATTTTCCGTGAAATTGATGGTAACTCAACATCAACTCGAAGACACCACGGACATCACATTCCAGATATCTATCGAAAGAAATCAATTGACGAAGACGGACCTCCGTCAGGACATGGAGGACATCCGCCACACTCTAGATATTCGTCTTCAAATCCAATAAAACCAGGCTCTCTGCAATCTACAGCTGATCTACTATCGCCTTACCGGAgagcaaatttttactcaccAACGTACAGGCGATCACGACATCCTGTTAAACAACACGATAGCTCTTCCAATATTCGACGAAGAAGCAG GTAA
- the LOC124307398 gene encoding macrophage mannose receptor 1-like: MRKLIGILPVLVILVLVKVDSRNHHHHRIMGPKSTDYTNCPAIDELHNLEPPEIADDEPPVPKPAFCTVIPEDYCKYTTSPHAYKLHLDERLSWTEANERCKEENGKLVIIENGAQYDIVRFMGRYYLGRGIIHFHIGFKRESVEYPWVTINGHRLPFVKWAAGEPNNYGVGEHCGAYMAVYNKTNGFNDVACRQRFYFMCEIKVEPKCE, from the exons ATGCGCAAACTTATCGGTATACTTCCAGTCTTGGTTATCCTGGTATTGGTGAAAGTCGACTCGCGGAATCACCACCATCATC GTATCATGGGGCCGAAGAGCACGGATTACACCAATTGCCCGGCTATAGACGAGCTGCACAACTTGGAGCCGCCAGAGATTGCCGATGATGAACCCCCCGTACCGAAACCAGCTTTCTGTACAGTTATCCCTGAGGATTACTGTAAGTACACAACCAGTCCGCACGCGTACAAGCTTCATCTCGACGAGAGGCTGAGTTGGACCGAAGCTAACGAACGATGTAAAGAAGAGAATGGAAAGTTGGTGATAATTGAGAATGGAGCGCAGTACGATATTGTACGTTTCATGGGGAGATATTATTTAGGCAGAGGAATTATCCACTTCCATATTGGATTCAAGCGCGAGTCGGTCGAATATCCGTGGGTTACAATCAACG GCCATAGGCTGCCGTTTGTAAAATGGGCGGCTGGTGAGCCCAACAACTATGGCGTCGGTGAACACTGCGGTGCCTACATGGCAGTTTACAACAAAACTAATGGTTTCAATGACGTTGCTTGCAGGCAGCGGTTTTATTTCATGTGCGAAATAAAAGTCGAGCCCAAATGCGAATAA